In a genomic window of Prinia subflava isolate CZ2003 ecotype Zambia chromosome W unlocalized genomic scaffold, Cam_Psub_1.2 scaffold_2cwr_NEW, whole genome shotgun sequence:
- the HAND2 gene encoding heart- and neural crest derivatives-expressed protein 2: protein MSLVGGFPHHPVVHHEGYPFAAAAAAAAAAATRCGHEENTYFHGWLISSHPEMSPPDYSMALSYSPEYANGAPGMDHSHYGGVPPGNGPPGLGGPRPVKRRGTANRKERRRTQSINSAFAELRECIPNVPADTKLSKIKTLRLATSYIAYLMDLLAKDDQNGEAEAFKAEIKKTDVKEEKRKKELNEILKSTVSSNDKKTKGRTGWPQHVWALELKQ, encoded by the exons ATGAGTCTAGTGGGCGGCTTCCCCCACCACCCGGTGGTGCACCATGAGGGCTACCCTttcgctgccgccgccgctgccgccgccgccgccgccacacGCTGTGGCCACGAGGAGAACACCTACTTCCACGGCTGGCTCATCAGCAGCCACCCGGAGATGTCCCCCCCCGACTACAGCATGGCTCTGTCCTACAGCCCCGAGTACGCCAACGGGGCGCCGGGCATGGACCACTCCCATTACGGGGGGGTGCCGCCCGGGAACGGCCCGCCCGGGCTCGGGGGGCCCCGGCCGGTGAAACGCAGGGGCACGGCGAACCGCAAGGAGCGGCGCAGGACTCAGAGCATCAACAGCGCTTTCGCGGAGCTGAGGGAGTGCATTCCCAACGTGCCCGCCGACACCAAGCTCTCCAAGATCAAAACCCTTCGTCTGGCCACCAGCTACATCGCCTACCTCATGGACCTGCTGGCGAAGGACGACCAGAACGGGGAGGCGGAGGCTTTCAAGGCAGAGATCAAGAAGACAGACGTGAAGGAAGAGAAGCGGAAGAAAGAGCTG AACGAAATCTTGAAAAGCACAGTTAGCAGCAACGATAAGAAAACCAAAGGGAGGACTGGCTGGCCGCAACATGTCTGGGCTTTGGAGCTCAAGCAGTGA